A segment of the Drosophila suzukii unplaced genomic scaffold, CBGP_Dsuzu_IsoJpt1.0 scf_23, whole genome shotgun sequence genome:
gctgatgatattagcagacgagtatgaagaactcgaaaagaagcgggaagcgttcgcgcaggaaaacaaattctcgaagaccaagtcggcatcGCCAGCGCacgtaacatgcagaagatacGAAGAGATAGGAATCCAGGAGAcacggggaaacgaccaatgggcgccacctaaccgagtaccgcgggcagcaggcaacaggagcaccacgcggaggccaatggacaccaccacaactgcaacagatgcaaccagcaaacaatgtttggaggccaccaagtacaacacaaaaggcctcgtgaaacgacacacatcacagacccccagggggcctgccgaaagtgcggtggtcatggacactggacgcggggatgtcggcaccaacgcctgttgttctgctgggtgtgcgggagagtaggcgtcaggagcgtcgaatgctgccagcaggcgggaaatgccctgcgatctcagccgcagagaggcgagcgggggtcgcaagatgctacctcttcaaactaacgggaaagctgatcgaggaggagcagcagttgtccgcagcggtgacgattggtgggggcacatacaaggccacaatcgacaccggggcaacagcaagctttataagcaaagagctggcggatgacctggctgccctcggaaaaattacgaggatacgacggcaagttaggttggaagacggaagatgtggcggaatcgatgagcagctggaggtggaaatcgcgttcgggaacaagcgagtcagcatgagcctgctgatactaccaggggtagtggattcattggtgttgggatggaactttctaacacaagtcggtaccgaaattaagtgcgctggacacgaagtgataataccggccaggaaccgtcacaagggatggctcgaggagaagttGTCGGAggcagtcgtacaacgggcaagcgaagattacgacacgacgaaattcctggaggcagagctatcgaGTTTCAGCAGCAAGAAGGGAGCgtcaaacatggcagagcatcagatcacgatgaaagacgacaaaccaataaagcagcgttactatcccaagaatccgaaagttgaaggggagatcaatgcgaaggtggacgagcttctccaaatgggatacatagaacactcaacaagcccatacagttctcccatcgtgatggttaaaaaaagacgggcaaatggagactatgcgtcgactttaggcaaatCAACGCCAAGTCtataaaggatgcctacccgatgcccggaataaattatattctcgaccaactgagggaagcacggtacatcagcagcttggacctatAAGATGcgtactggcaaatcccactgaaagcagACTGCTGGTAGTATACGGCTtttacagtgccggggaaaggCTTATTCCAATGGagagtaatgccattcggacttcattcggcgtctgcgaccattcaacgggtgctggaccgggtgatcggttccgaaatgtcgccgcacgcatttggttaccaggatgacatcaTAGTGATTGGGCGCTCGCTAGAAGAACACAAggccaacctaaaggaagtGTTTCGACTGCTAAAGGAAGCAAATCTGAGGTTAAGCCCGGAGAAGtgccaatttttcaagaaagagctgttatatctTGGTCATCGAGTTACTAGCGAGTGAATAGGTACGGATCCGGAAAAGGgagcagccatcgccgaactagagcCACCATCCACAGTAAaagagctccgacagtacctgggcgtagcatcataGTATtgccggtttgtacctgacttcgcaaaaatagtcaaacctctcaacgatatgctacgcaagggcaataagTGGGCGAGGACAAAGGAACctcagacggcgttcgaagaggtgaaggcaagactcgtcgcagaccccgtactggcatgcccggatttcgacaaaccaatcatcttgcaaactgacgcaagcgactacggcatcggggcaatcttgacccaggaaactgaacgaggcgaaaaggtaatctcttactcaagccgaacgctcaacggcgctgagaagaattactcaacgaccgagaaggagtgcttggcaatcgtctgggcaatTCGAAAGCTCcggatctccgggcggggcgtccccgagCCGGTCATCAGttccgacagcgacgtcgagttggtAGAGGACCCACGGGTGGAGCagcggcgatggcggcttcgcaaagcggtcaaccgggccgacggactcatcccgactggcgcggCGGAGGAAGAGTGGGCCAGCGAAGAGCCGCCCCAGGAGCAGCTGGCTCCCAGTAGCTACGCAGAGGCTGTGGTAGCGGCTACGTGGGAATTTCGACGAAAGTGAGAGGCGCGAAGGCGGAGCGAGGAGCGGCGGTTGAAGGACATGGAGGAGTCAccggagtggcaggcccaactgcggatggccgaggaggaggagcagcagctgtgggaaaacccaGGGTACCCACCCACGCCAAGGTATGCGCCCGAGCCCTGCATCCCGCCGCAAGAAGTGGGAGACGACTGGGCGTCCtcacctccgcggtggctgcccgaaatcccgcccacaacgcggtacgaggggtcaccacagtggacgccagcacgaccacccacgccgaggttcgagcagccaccacagcggAAACAGCTCGAacgcgagcagccaccaccgcagcagcagccaccacagcggCAACAGCTCGAacgcgagcagccaccaccgcagcagcagcttgagcgcgagcagccaccaccgcagcagtaGCCACCACAGCGGCAGCAGCTCGAgcgcgagcagccaccaccgcagcagcagccaccacagctgCAGCCACCACCGCGGCAGCAGCCActaccgcagcagcagcacccaccgcagcagcaacacatccggacggacataccggcggcccacgtgagccacagcacccggacgttcgtggccgaaggggtaaggtggcggcagcagacggttgtctggacctggccggagggacccgTAGAGGAGACGGCGGCGACGGAGGAGCCCGGATATGGGAAGAGAGTGGTCCCCGGGTAAGCCCGCTGGATCCCAGGACCCGCGGTAGACCGGAGCATTGGGCCCCACCGacgccgagcaccggaccaacGACGCCAATGCCAACCGGAAGCGCGACGGTAACCGCGGAGCCAAATGGGCCgctggagcgaggaccctgggtgtggcctgagcccTTGGAGGGTGTCCGacctccgctcaagcggcagcactcggcgcccgaagtgtccgaggtggtggcaCGGCCGAAATTGGCGCGGACAGAGGGCCAGCAatggcgagagatcgcggagcatgagtggcccgaagggatcgcggaggcaccggCGCTAAAAgaggctcgcatcctgggcggcaggcgcagcgtgcgcgtatggagagaggggcgcgcgttccgcgtccggttggggctggcgggcacaagagtgttcgaggagcggccgaataaaatttgaataaaataaacaaaacagaATTTGAAAACCGGCATAGgacgggaaacgcggctgaaacaggggccagaagaAAGGGGCTTACATTGCAGCTCCGGCATCCTGAAATTCACGttgggttaatacaggaagcagccaaacgATACCAAAATACTCACCTtcagcgaagcaaatgcgaagtcctctccgcacatGCCCTCAAGTGTTGCCAGCATGgagccaggctcagccggctgaggacgattgaagggcgagagagagagacgagtGGCGAGGGGCGACAGAGGTCGtatggagagagaaaggatgaaatagaaagtagtaaggaaatgcgaaaacttacctagaaagttgcaaaatcaccatgagccagggaagggggcgcctcgataggcgatcgattggcactggacgatagtgcgatcgatgggcacacgaaaatcaaacatcggccaaggtggaaatatcgaaacgagcaggtggcaacgccgcattATCgttatcgatatgcgaataaacatcgatcacgcacgaatggtgtgaccaggcggaggaaccaataaaaggagtagaacgcagcaatgagcagcgagctggggatcgatagcccacgagtatcgatgtcccagtggggtCATGgaaaatatcggcgcgggagattcaAGTTGCTctgaggaggatgaccagcgctgtggAAACTCAAcagagttaagagcgtcgtgggagcatcgagggagcaaccagggagcgccgcgggaatcacaaggactcgaaggctaggataagcaaggaaacgccggagagtaggaacaagtttttaatgtttcccgaagtaaggggggaatgtaaggagttgaataactccccacaaatagaagcagcagcagatggccggccgttTACCAggtacgcggcgaattcgcgtagtaacggcgcggcgaggagaatTTGGAGACTTaaatggagaacgagagagtttggagaccaaggatggagagcgagaaagtttggagaccaaggatgaagatcgagagagtttggagacccaGGGTGGAGAGCGAGAGACTTTGGAGAcctcgcgggcaaggcaagactGCCGTGTGTAAAAGCGGATAACGGGACTcaaccggactttggactctcggcagtggagcgggacacaggcgtgccaccagcaccacgggaatcagcgggacgacagcagtgggcggagcatcgatgggaagcggtacgtggaagacaagtgggtcaaccaggaggcatgGACTTTgaacccggagtggagagattcagcgggccATACGCaatagggaaataacggtttccggaggccctatataaggccgcagagcgccggcagctggatcagtcgatcacaaggagtcaaaccgtcaagatcacttaGATACCAAAGTAAACAATCAAACGACcggataatctacaagggagcaacaacaagtcgagtcgccagagaagcagcgtcgtgggagcctacaaggagcaagattgctacgtcgagacgttcgggattgggataccaggaatctccgaattgagacgcag
Coding sequences within it:
- the LOC139354799 gene encoding annexin A7-like; this encodes MEESPEWQAQLRMAEEEEQQLWENPGYPPTPRYAPEPCIPPQEVGDDWASSPPRWLPEIPPTTRYEGSPQWTPARPPTPRFEQPPQRKQLEREQPPPQQQPPQRQQLEREQPPPQQQLEREQPPPQQ